In one window of Gloeocapsa sp. DLM2.Bin57 DNA:
- a CDS encoding DUF3685 domain-containing protein, translating to MTNSQRLQILLVDDDPIFAIGLQTALREQGYTDILISNQVTTAESALSLIANNLPDLVVLELNLRLADPAQISGIQFCQEVHRQYPNLPIFLLTSQTNPELLLTAYNLGVKGYCVKGTPLTTVVRGLREVASGGNYWQSAQNIQTITPKRKSQKWLQVQRRVGLEQIDNSLKKVNHSLSNSNLPVLDWLFWRGRRRELLLARWLVNQLLPVEYVVIDNQVVSASNIVSDSTSAIVPNPQASLIPSQQTQINKNNIYEKTLAQIQSGVDNLTKSPLEIDILRTKPKKELLYLVYNQVIRTVDKLKFTNTDEEELLNNINLIIKDLWQVSSFDFITKHYANILTEKVQLLDILLKEAEFIREDLLDKIPFKLEVFQYLISEEIEPEKVQARLDILWHNLIIEIANGVMLTILNNFLDEEIIQPDIYQHKIISSRDIAKFRNRLSWKYRREKYLEDPQNIFEDQYKVYYFDKGGILKTYIKACRKNELKQLKGFRWWVTIAVEARDAIAPGIVALIDWLGRIVVYLLTEVIGKAIGLIGKGFVQGIGNAVQETRYRNRNSNRLK from the coding sequence ATGACAAACAGCCAACGGTTACAAATACTCTTAGTAGATGATGATCCTATTTTCGCGATCGGTTTACAAACAGCTTTACGAGAACAAGGTTACACGGATATCTTAATCTCTAATCAGGTTACTACCGCTGAGTCAGCTTTAAGTCTTATTGCTAATAATTTGCCAGATTTAGTTGTTCTGGAATTAAATCTACGTTTAGCAGATCCCGCGCAAATATCTGGGATACAATTCTGTCAAGAAGTCCACCGTCAATATCCTAATTTACCTATTTTTTTATTAACTTCTCAAACTAATCCTGAGTTGTTGCTTACTGCTTATAATCTAGGAGTTAAGGGTTATTGCGTTAAAGGAACTCCCCTTACTACCGTCGTTAGAGGTTTGAGAGAGGTAGCTAGTGGTGGTAATTATTGGCAAAGTGCACAAAATATTCAAACAATTACTCCGAAAAGAAAATCTCAAAAATGGTTACAAGTTCAACGTCGCGTTGGTTTAGAACAAATCGATAATAGTCTCAAAAAAGTTAATCACTCTTTGAGTAATTCTAATCTCCCTGTATTAGATTGGCTATTTTGGAGAGGTCGTCGTCGTGAATTATTATTAGCTCGTTGGTTAGTCAATCAGTTATTACCAGTAGAGTATGTAGTTATCGATAATCAGGTGGTTTCTGCATCTAATATTGTCAGTGATTCAACCTCAGCAATTGTCCCCAATCCTCAAGCATCTTTAATACCTTCTCAACAAACACAAATTAATAAAAATAATATCTATGAAAAAACTCTCGCTCAAATTCAGTCGGGAGTAGATAACCTCACTAAAAGTCCTTTAGAAATAGATATTCTGCGCACCAAACCTAAAAAAGAATTACTTTATCTGGTTTATAATCAAGTTATACGCACCGTTGATAAGTTAAAGTTTACTAATACTGATGAAGAGGAATTATTAAATAATATTAATCTAATTATTAAGGACTTGTGGCAAGTTTCTAGTTTTGATTTTATTACTAAACATTATGCTAATATTTTGACAGAAAAAGTACAATTATTAGATATTTTACTAAAAGAAGCTGAGTTTATTAGAGAAGATTTATTAGATAAAATTCCTTTTAAATTAGAAGTTTTTCAGTACTTAATCTCTGAAGAAATAGAGCCAGAAAAAGTTCAAGCCAGATTAGATATTTTATGGCATAATTTAATTATTGAAATAGCTAATGGGGTGATGTTAACTATTTTAAATAATTTTCTCGATGAAGAAATAATTCAACCAGATATCTATCAACATAAGATAATCTCCTCTAGAGATATCGCTAAATTTCGTAATCGTTTGTCCTGGAAATATCGTCGGGAAAAATATTTAGAAGATCCTCAAAATATCTTTGAAGATCAATACAAGGTTTACTATTTTGATAAGGGTGGTATTCTTAAAACCTATATTAAAGCTTGTCGGAAAAATGAATTAAAACAGTTAAAAGGTTTCCGTTGGTGGGTAACTATCGCAGTAGAAGCGCGAGACGCGATCGCCCCTGGTATCGTAGCTTTAATCGATTGGTTGGGCAGAATAGTAGTTTATTTACTTACAGAAGTAATTGGAAAAGCGATCGGTCTTATTGGTAAAGGATTTGTCCAAGGAATCGGTAACGCTGTACAAGAAACCCGTTATCGTAATCGTAACTCTAATCGTTTAAAATAA
- a CDS encoding alanine--glyoxylate aminotransferase family protein produces MEDKQLLLIPGPTPVPEKVLLAMAKSPVGHRSGDFSKIIARVTAKLKWIHQTQNDVLMLAASGTGAMEAGIINFLSKGDRVLVGNNGKFGERWGLVGKAFGLEVTEITAEWGKPLDPEDFRAQLEADTEKKIKAVIITHSETSTGVLNDLETINKYVKNHGEALIIVDAVTSLGAVNIPIDEWGLDVVGSGSQKGYMIPPGMSFVSVSPKAWKAYETSNLPRFYFDLGAYRKATNKDSSPFTPPVNLIFALQAALEMMEREGLENIFARHQRITQATRAGIKALGLPLLAPDNAASTAVTAVMPTGVDAEAIRSTMKKRYDIALAGGQDHLKGKIFRIGHLGFICERDLLTVMAALEGTLQSLGYDGVNPGAGVATAAKLL; encoded by the coding sequence CATCCCCGGACCTACACCAGTACCTGAAAAAGTCCTCCTAGCTATGGCTAAATCTCCTGTCGGTCACCGCAGCGGAGACTTTAGCAAAATTATCGCTAGAGTAACCGCTAAACTCAAATGGATACACCAAACCCAAAATGATGTCCTTATGCTCGCCGCTTCTGGTACAGGTGCGATGGAAGCGGGTATTATTAATTTCCTTAGTAAAGGCGATCGCGTTTTAGTAGGGAATAACGGAAAATTTGGGGAAAGATGGGGTTTAGTTGGTAAAGCTTTTGGCTTAGAGGTTACTGAAATTACCGCAGAATGGGGTAAACCCCTAGATCCTGAAGATTTTCGTGCTCAACTTGAAGCCGATACCGAGAAAAAAATCAAAGCAGTGATTATCACCCACTCGGAAACCTCCACAGGTGTTCTTAATGACCTAGAAACCATCAACAAATACGTCAAAAACCACGGCGAAGCTTTGATTATCGTCGATGCAGTCACTAGTTTAGGTGCGGTTAATATCCCTATCGATGAATGGGGCTTAGACGTTGTAGGTTCTGGGTCACAAAAAGGCTACATGATTCCCCCTGGTATGTCATTCGTCTCTGTTAGTCCTAAAGCTTGGAAAGCTTACGAAACCTCTAACCTACCTCGCTTTTACTTCGATTTAGGTGCGTATCGCAAAGCCACTAATAAGGATTCTTCACCCTTTACCCCTCCTGTTAACCTCATTTTCGCTTTACAAGCAGCTTTAGAAATGATGGAACGTGAAGGGTTAGAGAATATCTTCGCTCGTCATCAACGCATTACTCAAGCTACTCGCGCGGGAATTAAAGCTTTAGGATTACCTCTACTCGCTCCCGATAACGCAGCTAGTACCGCGGTTACCGCTGTTATGCCTACTGGAGTAGATGCTGAAGCGATTCGTAGTACTATGAAAAAACGCTATGATATCGCCCTCGCTGGTGGACAAGACCATCTTAAAGGTAAAATCTTCCGTATCGGTCATCTTGGTTTTATCTGTGAGAGAGACTTACTCACCGTTATGGCTGCTTTAGAAGGAACTCTGCAAAGTTTGGGTTATGATGGAGTAAATCCTGGCGCTGGTGTAGCCACAGCAGCTAAGTTGCTCTAA